The Argentina anserina chromosome 5, drPotAnse1.1, whole genome shotgun sequence genome includes the window GTTCTTGTGTTGTCTCCGAGCGGTAAACCTTATGCTTTCGGACACACTTCAGTTGAAGGCTTGAAGCGGTTCTCAATCAGTACTTCAATGTTCAGcaagaagaaacaaaacaactaagGGCTTCTGTGATTGATGAGGAACGAAATATGGTGGAGTGTATGAAGGAAGGGATCGAAAACGAGTTGGAagcatgtcaaaagaactttGCGTTGTTGAGAGGCCTTTATGAGAAAACCAATGAGAGACCGAATAACTCATTGAATCTGGAGTACAAACCATCGTGTGAAGAAGATCATATCATGCATGGGTTGAGGAGTAGTTTGGGTACAAATATGGTGTCCCCAAATTACTTACAGGAGCCTGCTCCATGCCCCCAACCTAGTCTTCCCACACATAGCCTTCGTCTCAACGGCGGTTTAACTAGTGGCCGTGGCAATtatgttgttgatgatgaCCGTGCATTCTATGGTAAGAACAACAATGGCCATCATGGATCTTCAGGGGGTGCAGAATACGCGGAGAATATATTGCCAGACTATTTGTCCCAGAGGTCGAGTTTGAATACGTTTTCCCCAAATTTCTTCAGTCACCCACCCCGTCCCTTGCCTAATTTTCGACATATGTAGTTTCTGTTAATGATTATCTAAGTAGCAGTGATGGCACTAATGTTCGTGGTGGTCACGCTTATGGTAAAAACGTTTATGGCTGCGAGGAATCTTCATGGGGTACACTATATGTAGAGAATGTAGGGCTGGGAAATGATGTTGCTCGTTATGGTAGTAGGGCTTCAACGGCGAGCTACTTGTCCGGGAGTTTGAGTTCAGACAATACCTTATTCGTCAAGCCTCCCTGTCCCTTGCTTAATATTTCGACACCCGTCTCTTCACCTGTCAGACATCCAAGTAGTACTAGTAGTGATCAAGCACAGGGTCGGGACATTACCTATGGAGAGGGATGTTATGGAGTTTTGCGGAACATAGAGCTAGGGCCTGGTGATCCTGATGATGAAAATCCCTTTGAGGCTCCGATCTACTTGACCGGGAGTTCAAGTTCAAACAATTCCGTAATAGTCGACTCTCCCCGTCCCTTACCTATTATATCAACACCTATTCCTTCACGAGAATGCAGCGATGATCAAGCATATGGTGAGGACATGTCTGGAGAGGGATCATATAACGTTTTGCAGAATATGGAGCTAGGTCAAGATTCCGATAATGTGGACACATCCATTTGATGAGGTAACAATTAACTTGTCCGGGAGTTCGAGTTCAAATAATCTCTTGTTCATGGACTCTTCATGTCCCTTACCTAATACCTCACCTGTACCTTCACTCGACAACTATCTCCGTTGTACTGAAGATCAGGCGTGGGGCGGTGACATTAGCAGTTGGGAAGGATCTTATGAAGTTTTGGGGAATATAGGGCTTGGCCAGGATGATCCTGACAATGGCAATTTTTTCGGTTCTATAATCTTCTTGCCCGGGCATTCGTGTTCAAATCCTCCGTCCCCAGATTCCTTATTTCCAGCTGTCCCTCGCCAAAGGTTTTTGACGATGATGAAGATTTAACGTGTGTGCCAGTTGATGTTTTATCACCTGGAGTCATGGTTTGCCAATCTACCAGTGGCGCTCTCGTTGGTTCATAATCAGATTCAGTGGAGCACAACTATATGAATGTCAATTGCAACTACTCTGACTCGAAAGTCAGGTCGTCGTCATCAGACTCAACGCAGCACAATTTCCATGGACGTTGCAACAACTACGACACACTGATCAGGGCAACAACACAGTCAGCACAGCACAATGCATATTCATGGACAATGCCACTACGTAAGGGACGTGCATAATTttcaattagagtattatatcaTCAACTGATTTCCTTTGCTTGTTGTTATGCAatttttaggtatgttattgaTTAGTTTACTTCATATTTCTATTTTCTAATATAATAATTTACTTTGTGCATATTCATACTACCTACAAGTGTCTTGATCACTTATTGTTCCAGTTTTGACGTAAACGTCAAACTCACTAATTTGTCTTGATTTGGTATTAATGCAATACCTGGAATAAGGTATTGGTTAGTGAGTTCACTATTTTCCGATCCTCTgggaaaagaaattaaaagaaagtATTTCCGGAATAGAATAAAAAATAGGGAGGAAAGTAGTTGCTCTCAAAATTCAAAGTGTTgtgattttaattaaaaatcatCTAGAAAATATTCTCGCTGTCTCCCAACAACTTATTGTTCTAGTTTTGTAAGTTCCATGAACTCACTAACCTTACTACCTTATTGGATTATTCCATGCAATAACATACTCCTCCATTCCTCTGGCAtgcaaaaacaaagaaagtaCGTATTTCCCAATAGAATGAAAAAATAGGGAGGCAAATgttgtgaatagtaaataaaatCGTTTAGAATATATTCTCGCCGTCTGAGCCTGTCTCTCAACGAAttctagaattttttttgcatGACGTTGGAACAAATCGAAGGTACCAAATTGGAAAGAACTCATTCACGACAATACCTAGTGCCACGCTGCCACATCAAATTTATATTCGAGACGTAAAGGTCCGAAGGTGCATAATTCACGCGAAGAAAAACATTATGAAATTGATATGAAATGATCGGTGAAACCTCAAGGTTTATCGATAGGTAATGAGTAACAAATTTTTGCTCGTGTTTATGAAGCAACGTATTACTATAATTATTCTTTGTATTTGCAATTCTAGAGCTTATTGTTGGGTAATTCTTTCGTGAACATGTTTCTAAGACATATTGACTAATTACTAGGGCTGTAAACGGTTCTAAAACAGTCAAAAATATGTGGAACCGTAAACCGAATTGTGTTATTTAAACGGttcgattttttatttttcataataGGAACCGTTTGGTTCGGTTCCTAACGGTTCTGGTCCCAAAACGgttccaaaaaaaaacctgTAACTGAAACTCtgtataaataattaaacatCAATGTTTCTTGATGATATTGACAATATGCAATTGTGAAAGTCTGTAACAAAGTAAATCAACTAATACTGCTACTATCTAGAGTAATTTGCTTCatgattacaaatttacaatcatTCAATCAACattcaagttttcttcataaagTACTAAACTCACTAGGGCTGTTAATCTGTTCTGGTTCCTAAAGGAACCGTTGGAACCGAACCAATTAACACCAGTTCAGTTCGGTTTGTAGGAAAAAAATGAAGGTATAATAGTAGAACTGAACCGTTTGAAaacagttcggttcggttcggttctaaATTCTTAAATGCATATGAACCGTTGGATTTTAAGTATAACAAATACTAACCGTTAGATCTTAATCTTAGACCCACTTTCCCTTCACTCTTCACTTACCCTAATCGAGTAGTCGCAGCCTCAAGCCTGCACTCCCGCAGTCTCCCTCAGTAGTCTCGCAACCCGCACTCCCGCACTCCCCCCAGTCTCCCCCGGCCCCCGCAGTCTAATTACCCGCACTCCCGCAGTCTCTACTCTCTAACTCTCTATCTGAGTACctgtctctctcactctcgAAGTCTCGATCTCGTTCCAAAATCCAAACTCTCAGCCCTCTACAGTGATTGCAGTCTGCCCATAGCCACGAAGAcccaaacaagaaaaaaacctAGGAGATGGAATATGGTCTAGACTCCGGTCTCTGGAGATAAATCTTGTTAACAGTTAACTgaaaaaaacaataacaaaCGTGAATAAAATTTTCCCAAcaattttaacaaaacaaaaaacaacaaaattttcAACGTAATCTGTAAAGCTCCACCACTTGCCACGTGGACAACCCCCCAAGTGAGAGAGCTTTTgccttctttgtttctaatggGGTAAATAAGGGGTTAACCTCTATATATTCTATATTCGACGGTTGacaacatatattatttttctaacaccactcacaaaataatatcgaccgtcggatgtaagatgtataacacacattgatgtatactagaattttccgTAAATAAGACCCTAATAATCCATCAACACAAAGTTTTGAGCTTTTCAACACAAGGATCCATCAACACCAATAATCCAGGCGAAGCATTCTCCCAACCTAGTTTGGTCCTCATTAACCCATTGTCCAAAccttcatttcatttctttccTTTGATCACATTCCTTAGTTTATGAATCCATGATCATTCTCTTGGTTTTGTCTCCAATTAGTTTCTAGGGAAGAAGAAGTGAGAGAGTGATGTTGCAGAGAGCAGCAAGCAATGCATATTCATGGTGGTGGGCCAGCCACATCAGGACCAAGCAGTCAAAATGGCTCGAACAAAACCTTCAAGGTTTGTTATACGTATGTGTATATGTATGTAACACATAATGTGTATGTCTGTGTATAATGACATCTGCTCTGTATATTTGGTGTTTCTGGTAATgtgtttgaatatatttttttcactcTCTTTTCTATTCATCATCTGATTATAAAAAGCAGAACGTTACCTTTCATCTTTGATTTCCCTTCTTTAGACCTAAACTCTTTGGATTTACTATGTTATCATTGTCATGTGGAATTGACTCCAGAATCCTCAATAAGAAACTATTCCTATCCTAGCAATTGTGATTTTATCTACAGACACGTCTGTTGGATTAATTGTTGATCACTGGAGATTTAGTTGAGCAAGGAACATGAAGACATAAGGTGTAGAAATGTAATCGAAACCTTTAATGACTTACAACAAGGGGGTCAAAATGGAATCAGTGAATCTAAAGAGCATGGTTCATATTAGATCGATTGCAGTTACCTTCCAAATCCTAGAGTTTTGAAGTGATAGAAATCTTCTTCCATAAGTTAATCATCTGAATAGCTAGGCTGCtgctattttttttccttgtcaTTCATTAGTAGTTTGTATTTTGTGACTCGAATTAGTTATGCGGTTTCTGCATGCTTGGTAAGAACTTGGTAACTTTGGGATTAAACTGACATTACAAGGTCATAAAATTACAGATATGGAGGAGAAGGTTCAGAGCACACTCAAAATCATTGATGATGATGGGGACTCGTTTGCAAAGAGGGCTGAAATGTACTACAGGAAGAGGCCAGAGCTAGTGCTCTTTGTTGAAGAATCCTTTAGGGCATACCGAGCTCTAGCAGAGAGATATGACCACTTATCAAGAGATCTACAGAGTGCCAACCGTACCATTGCCACTGTCTTCCCAGAACGAGTTCAATACGCAATggaggatgaggatgatgaaaCTGCTTCTCAAACGTCGATTTCTTCCAATGATACCAATAAAGCCTATTCTGATGTAAACAAAGCAAGCATCCCAAAAGTCCCCAAGGGGCCAGATAAGTCCATGTCACTCTTGAGGAAGGGCGCGGCTCGAAGACTTCCTAGCTCTCCTAAACCTGCCGCAGGTCCCCCAAGGTCGGGGCTGACGAAAGAAGAGGCATCGGAAGAAATTGATAATCTTCATAAGGACATTTTGGCACTGCAAACTGAAAAGGAATTTGTAAAGACCTTGTATGAACGAGGATATGACAGGTACTGGGAGTTTGAGAATGAGATCACGGCAATGCAAAAAAGAGTTTCCAGCTTGCAAGATGAGTTCGGCATTGGCACAGTtattgaagatgatgaagctCGAACTTTGATGGCAGCCACAGCTCTAAAATCATGCAAAGAAAGCTTGACTGATTTGCGGGAAAAGAAGGACATATCAGAAAAAAAGGTACGAGTTGAGGGCAAAAGGGTGAGGGAAGCCTGTAAAAAGTTCGAGAACCTCAAGCATGACTTTCGTTCAAAAGGCGCAAACTGGTCTGATGCTGATGATGAGCAAGAGTCTGAGATCAGTGATCTAGAATCAATAAGTGTAGATAGTGAGAGGCGTGACAAGAAGTTTTATCAGGCTAAGATGAATGATCGACTCGAGGCTCTGACTATGACAGAACTGGCAGAGAAAATTGATGGACTTGTGAACAATGTTGTGTCGCTGGAAACTGCAGTCACTTCTCAGAATGCTCTTGTACACAAATTACAATCAGAAACAGATCAACTTCAGGCAAATGTTCGGAGCTTGGAAGAGGAAAAGGAAACTCTGATGGAAAGTGAGGAAACTTTGAAAATAAGGCTAAAGGAAATGGAGGAGGAGTTGACTagagtaaaaaaattaaacaggACTTTAGAAACCCAAAATATCAACCTCGAAGTGCATTTCACAGAAGCTTGTAGTAAACTAGATCATCTCTCTAGCAAATTGAACAATGTGAAGCATGATGTGGAGGAAGAGAGTGCTCTACTATTCCAGGAATTGACAGCACTTGATAACAAACCAGAGGAGTTGAAAGATGATTCTTCAGTGGTCTTAGAAGACAAAGTGATAGACAAAGAAGAGATTTCAAAATCTCTCACGggtgaagaagaggaaaataAACCTGATACAAGAAATAGCCTTGACTTAGCACCGCCGCAGGAAGAGGGTGACACCAATCTTGTTGAATCACAGGAGTTGGAGCAGGAAAATGAAGGAGGTCAACCCAACTGGAGACAACTATTTCTAAAAGGTTTAGAGGATAGAGAGAAGATCCTGCTGGAAGAGTACACTTCAATTCTTCGGGATTATAAGGATGCAAGGAAGAAGCTAAGCGAAGCTGAGAAGAAACACCGGGATAACCTCTTTGATTTGGCAATGGAGATAAGGGATTTGAGGAGTGTGATTGCTGCAAAGGACAAAGAGATTAGACTTCTAAAGCAAAAACAGAACTCCCCAGATATCAACCCGGAAGATAGTCCATGTTCGACAGTGTATAAGTACCCGAATAACGATGTCCCCTCGGAGAGCCCAACTCAAGTTGGCACATCTCCATATTCTATTGGTCCATCGCTGAATGTGCTTAAAGATACACTGGCAGACATCCTTGGTGAAACCAATGAAAAATTGGAGGACTCACCAGGAAACTTGAAGGTCACAGCTCAAAAGGAAGAA containing:
- the LOC126796393 gene encoding protein NETWORKED 2A yields the protein MLQRAASNAYSWWWASHIRTKQSKWLEQNLQDMEEKVQSTLKIIDDDGDSFAKRAEMYYRKRPELVLFVEESFRAYRALAERYDHLSRDLQSANRTIATVFPERVQYAMEDEDDETASQTSISSNDTNKAYSDVNKASIPKVPKGPDKSMSLLRKGAARRLPSSPKPAAGPPRSGLTKEEASEEIDNLHKDILALQTEKEFVKTLYERGYDRYWEFENEITAMQKRVSSLQDEFGIGTVIEDDEARTLMAATALKSCKESLTDLREKKDISEKKVRVEGKRVREACKKFENLKHDFRSKGANWSDADDEQESEISDLESISVDSERRDKKFYQAKMNDRLEALTMTELAEKIDGLVNNVVSLETAVTSQNALVHKLQSETDQLQANVRSLEEEKETLMESEETLKIRLKEMEEELTRVKKLNRTLETQNINLEVHFTEACSKLDHLSSKLNNVKHDVEEESALLFQELTALDNKPEELKDDSSVVLEDKVIDKEEISKSLTGEEEENKPDTRNSLDLAPPQEEGDTNLVESQELEQENEGGQPNWRQLFLKGLEDREKILLEEYTSILRDYKDARKKLSEAEKKHRDNLFDLAMEIRDLRSVIAAKDKEIRLLKQKQNSPDINPEDSPCSTVYKYPNNDVPSESPTQVGTSPYSIGPSLNVLKDTLADILGETNEKLEDSPGNLKVTAQKEEGKTSRKRHAVRSHSFSAIEGRLRTDIDELLEANLEFWLRFSTSVHQIQKFQTSIQDLQSELNKMKQHALHSDGKPIYRHLREIETELSLWMEHNAVLKEDLHSRYSSLSHIQDEISRLSNLSSEGELISKYQAAKFQGEILNMKQENQKVAEELKAGLNRVKGLKVEVEKTLAKLDEELGMSASSGTPKRSTSKARIPLRSFLFGVKVRRRPSLFSGQQSIFSCAGPSLQKQSSDVSETAEPPPQPQPQSPPEAM